GATGTGCACGTAGTGGTGCGCCCGGACGTACAAATGCTCCAGCTTGGCAAGGCCTTGCAAACCGCCATCGCGCGCGCCATCGAGGAACTGGCCGGCCTCGTCGTCAAAGAGGTTAATGTCCATATCGAGGATGTCGAGCTGGAAGACGAGCCGGCGCATTCATAAAACAAAATACGGAGGAATACCAACGATGTTGACCATTAAAATATTAGGCACCGGATGTCCGAAATGCAAAAGGCTGGAGGAGCTTGCCCGCCAGGCGGTGGCAGAAGCCGGCGTCCAGGCGGAGATCATCAAGGTACAGGACATTGACCAGATCATGCAGTATCCCATCGCCAGCACACCTGGGCTGGTCATCAACGAAAAGGTCTACTCCTACGGCCGGCTGCCCCGCAAAGAGGAGATTATCGCCTGGCTGAAAGACGGCGCCAAATA
This is a stretch of genomic DNA from Anaerolineae bacterium. It encodes these proteins:
- a CDS encoding TM0996/MTH895 family glutaredoxin-like protein, which gives rise to MLTIKILGTGCPKCKRLEELARQAVAEAGVQAEIIKVQDIDQIMQYPIASTPGLVINEKVYSYGRLPRKEEIIAWLKDGAK